The uncultured Methanolobus sp. sequence GACACGGACAGTCATACTAATTTGAACTATATATATTTTTTAATTAATTCTGTGTTATAAATGTAGTAAGGTTGTTTTCATTGAAATGCAGGTAAAAAACAATAAACTGCAAGTGCTCCTAATATTATTGCTATTATTATCCAAATTATATTTTTCATGTTCATTATTACCATAATATAGAGGATTTGATATTTTAAGTACTTACTTCATTTACAAACCATTAAAGGAAAGTTTTCCAACACATTTTTTAAAGCATTTAAATATAATATTCCATGACGATTACCGCCAAGATGGATGACTTACAACACACATTTCAAAAAAGTTAAATATTTAGAACCCTTAAAAATCCAAATACATTGGGGCAAAAATCATGAAAATAAGAGTAGTCAGTTCAAAAGAAGAAATCAGCACACTTGGCACGAATGAAGAAATTATCCACCTTGCGTTCAGACCATCAAATACGGACATATTAGAGCTAATCACTCGGTGTCCAAAGGTGAAAGCACTGCACATTCCAGCATCATACAAAAGGACAATTTCACATTCTAGTATCATGTTCCTTGAAATGCAGGGAATTGACCTTGTTGAGGGTGATGTATGGGGACATAGAAAGGACATCAACGACTATTCCGAAGTCTCACAAAGAATCTATGACCTCATCGATGAATACAAGGAAAAAGGAATGTCTGAGGAAGAAATTGTTGATAAAATGACACGGGAAGAAATGCATATGAGTAAAGATTTACTCCGGTTCATTATCAAAAGTCGAATGTGAAAGCAAGGACGGGAGTACTCCTTTCCCGTCCTCAGTACCCAAAACAGCATTATACTGCATTGGGAAAATTGCTTTTCTAATTTATAATTCTTTGGATTCTATTTTTATTGTTAGCTAAAAATATAATACACCAACACTCATTACTTCAGCATGTTATTTATGAAAAACCGTATCGGAGATGGTGGATAAAAATTATTCATTTATTTTTATAGAGAGGTAAAAATTCAATGAAAACTTATTGAAACTGTTGGGTTAGTTTGGTCCACCATCTTAGTTTATTGAACTAAAATTATGTTATAAAGCTTTATCCCTCTTCTTATTTATTATTTTAATACTGAAAAACTTTTTTTGATTTTGAATAATTTATATAATTTATTTCTAATAATATAATTAGCCTTCAAAATAATGGTGAAGCGGCGTTATTTGCCACCTATCTTTTCTGCTGTCGATTCACCCAACCATCCAAGGCGATAAGCTGTGAATGCAATGATACCAATGCCAAGCGGCGTTGTAATCGGGCTGATTGTCACAACAAGCACTATACCGACACCAAAACCAATGACACCGCCAATGAGCCTACCGGCATCGAATTCATCATCTGTCAAGATGTTGAACAGGACGTTGATTGCGATTGTGACTATGACTATGCCTGTTGATTTCCAAAAGCTGATGATGTCGATGAACCACAATACCGCTGTGAGTCCGAAAACGACTACAGAAGCCCATATGAGATAGTGGTAAATGTTGTCTTCTGTTCTATTCCGTGAGTTGTTAGCTCTAGTTTGCTTTCTTACCATTTGTATCACCTGTAAGTATGAATGAAAATATGCCGAGAATACCGCCTGCAATCATGAATTCCAGCACCCCAAGCAGCACTGAGCCGGAATTCAGCCAATAGTTGAAAAGGAATGGATTCACGCCTATCATGAGCACTAGCAGCGGCAAAATCCAGCCCACCGTGCCGTATAATGCCGTTGCTGACAATGATGAGAACACATCTGTATTGCTGAAGCTGATGACAATATAAGCACCCAAATAAGCACCGATGATGACCAACCAATTGACCGGATTCGCGATTATCGTGGTCGCTGTTGTCGTTGATGTGGTTGGAAGGTCATTGCTACTTTCAATGAATTCTGTGAACTCTTCTGTGATTTCCACCCGGGTAATGCTGTCAGTACCGGAATCACTTGACGAATCCCCGGATTCAGTGGTGCTTTCGGATGCAGAAGAGCTTCCACCACCTGTGACAGCGACTAATTCGACGGTCGTGGCCTCACTGAATTCATTGAGAACAAGCGTGTAATCACCATCAGTAGCGATGAATTGCTCATGCTCAGTGTCTTCAACATAGACCTGATATCCAAGGTCTTCCATGAGCGATTCGTCAAAAACAAGCACAACAGCGTCGTAATAGTCATAATTCGAAGCCGTCAGGATGATTTCACACCCTTCTTCAATGCCACCCTGAATAGTGAGGTAATAATCACCGCTGCCATCCACGTTTCCGGTCAAGGTTCGGAAGCCTTGGTCTGCTACAAATCCACCTGTACCATCATTATCATTCACAACAATGCTGCCGCTGTTGTCGGGAGTTACGTAGAAAAAGTTCATGCTGTGACCATAGTTTCCATCCTGATACTGACTGAATGTCGCAGAAAGGCCATAATCGCCATCGTAAGCACCTGTTCGACAATATAGTGGCTGCCCCGAAATGTCAAATCGCAATACTCCGCCATCGTAGGCAATGACTACAAATCCGTCACCGATTACTACACCGTTGTTGGATTGGGTGGCACTGACATCATCATCAAGGTCATAAGCCCAATCAAGAGCCCCATCTGATAGGTCAAGACAGAACAGACCTGTATTGCCTGATGTGCCTTTTGGCATCATGTATAGCCTGTTATCTGAGCCTAAAAAGAAGCTTGATGAATCGAAATAGAGATTTGGGTACAAATCTTCCATACTATATACCCAATTTTCCGTTGGTGTGCCTTCGATGTCCGAATATGACCTAATCACGGAATAGGTGTATGTCGGGTCATAGTCCATGAATATGAGATTCCCTGAGCTATCATACTGCATCGACTGTGC is a genomic window containing:
- a CDS encoding DUF1699 family protein, coding for MKIRVVSSKEEISTLGTNEEIIHLAFRPSNTDILELITRCPKVKALHIPASYKRTISHSSIMFLEMQGIDLVEGDVWGHRKDINDYSEVSQRIYDLIDEYKEKGMSEEEIVDKMTREEMHMSKDLLRFIIKSRM